From Myxococcus stipitatus, a single genomic window includes:
- a CDS encoding fused MFS/spermidine synthase, translating into MRPSFLLGLSFLCGATVMASEMAASRLVAPYFGSSTPVWAALISLVLGGLALGAHLGGRMADRAGRLEPLRVALCVAAVMLAGLPFLARALLPGATAAVMTGRVFEAMARVGLVTLAALPPLLVLGAVGPFLLRVGLGGVEGAGAHAGRLSAASTLGSILGTLLAAFVVLPWLGTARAMACFAGVLGLTAAWTLSWGWRLLAVGVPAAAVALGAHALPRDARALEVAESPLAYIQVLEAPGGTRRLVFDEGFAVQSVWLPGQPVREEVFAHYLLTPAMGAREPRRPRVLLLGLGAGTSARGLMETYPGAEVVGVELDAEVVRLARAHFGLSAQVEVHVGDARMFLAGDTRAYDAIIVDAFRFPYVPFHLMTREFAQAVAARLVPGGVACFNVGRFREERAVVDAVGRTLASVFPHVLAAEARNRSNTLLFAGEAGMSERLARRSPALPDTLRPLAERVVGELRAVAPGEPLTDDHAPVELLTDAILLRALARGEGL; encoded by the coding sequence ATGAGACCCTCCTTCCTATTGGGGTTGTCCTTCCTCTGCGGCGCCACGGTGATGGCGTCGGAGATGGCCGCGTCGCGCCTGGTGGCGCCCTACTTCGGGAGCAGCACGCCGGTATGGGCGGCGCTCATCTCGTTGGTGCTCGGGGGGCTGGCGCTGGGGGCGCACCTGGGCGGCCGGATGGCGGACCGGGCGGGGCGGCTGGAGCCCCTGCGGGTGGCGCTGTGCGTCGCGGCGGTGATGCTCGCGGGGCTGCCCTTCCTCGCGCGGGCGCTCCTGCCCGGGGCCACGGCGGCGGTGATGACGGGGCGCGTGTTCGAGGCGATGGCGCGCGTGGGGCTGGTGACGCTGGCGGCGCTGCCGCCCTTGTTGGTGCTGGGCGCGGTGGGGCCGTTCCTGTTGCGCGTGGGGCTGGGGGGCGTGGAGGGCGCGGGCGCGCACGCGGGGCGGCTGTCGGCGGCGTCCACGCTGGGCAGCATCCTGGGGACGCTGCTGGCCGCCTTCGTCGTGTTGCCGTGGCTGGGCACCGCGCGGGCCATGGCGTGCTTCGCGGGGGTGTTGGGGCTGACGGCGGCGTGGACGCTGTCGTGGGGGTGGCGGCTCCTGGCGGTGGGCGTGCCGGCGGCGGCGGTGGCGCTGGGGGCGCACGCGCTGCCGCGTGACGCGCGCGCGCTGGAGGTGGCGGAGTCGCCGCTGGCCTACATCCAGGTGCTGGAGGCGCCCGGAGGCACGCGCCGGCTCGTCTTCGACGAGGGCTTCGCGGTGCAGAGCGTGTGGCTGCCGGGCCAGCCGGTGCGCGAGGAGGTGTTCGCGCACTACCTGCTGACGCCGGCCATGGGCGCGCGGGAGCCCCGGCGTCCGCGCGTGCTGCTGTTGGGGCTGGGCGCGGGCACCAGCGCGCGCGGGTTGATGGAGACGTACCCGGGCGCGGAGGTGGTGGGCGTGGAGCTGGACGCGGAGGTGGTGCGGCTGGCGCGGGCGCACTTCGGGTTGTCGGCCCAGGTGGAGGTGCACGTGGGGGACGCGCGGATGTTCCTCGCGGGGGACACGCGGGCCTACGACGCCATCATCGTCGACGCCTTCCGCTTCCCCTACGTGCCCTTCCACCTGATGACGCGCGAGTTCGCCCAGGCGGTGGCGGCGCGCCTCGTCCCGGGCGGCGTGGCGTGCTTCAACGTGGGGCGCTTCCGGGAGGAGCGGGCGGTGGTGGACGCGGTGGGGCGCACGCTGGCGTCGGTGTTCCCCCACGTGCTCGCCGCCGAGGCGCGCAACCGCAGCAACACCCTGTTGTTCGCGGGCGAGGCGGGCATGTCCGAGCGGCTGGCGCGGAGGAGCCCGGCCCTGCCGGACACGCTGCGGCCCCTGGCGGAGCGCGTGGTGGGGGAGCTGCGCGCGGTGGCGCCGGGCGAGCCGCTCACGGACGACCACGCGCCGGTGGAGCTGCTCACCGACGCCATCCTCCTGCGCGCGTTGGCGCGGGGCGAGGGGCTGTGA
- a CDS encoding SDR family oxidoreductase has protein sequence MRVFVTGASGHIGSVVVRELLSAGHQVVGLARSDASAATLKTAGAEVRRGSLDDLDALREAAATAEGVIHLAFKHDIAFTGDYAGAVAADLRAIEAMGAALEGSGKPFVGTSGTLSLAKAVSGRAATEDDVLPSGPRIDAENAVVALGKRGVRSSVIRLSPTVHSALDRQGFVPSLIAMARKNGFAAYVGAGANRWPAVHTLDAARLYRLALEKAPAGSRLHGVAETGVPFHDIAEAIGRGLGLPARSVSAEDASRYLGFLSAFAQLDDPTSSERTREILGWRPTHPGLLADLAERHYFEAAAQAP, from the coding sequence ATGCGCGTCTTCGTCACGGGTGCCTCCGGGCACATCGGTTCCGTGGTCGTCCGAGAGTTGCTCTCGGCGGGTCACCAGGTGGTGGGTCTCGCCCGCTCCGACGCTTCTGCCGCAACGCTGAAGACCGCCGGCGCCGAAGTGCGGCGAGGCAGCCTCGATGACCTCGACGCCCTACGGGAGGCCGCCGCGACCGCGGAGGGCGTCATCCACCTCGCGTTCAAGCATGACATCGCCTTCACCGGCGACTACGCGGGGGCGGTGGCGGCGGACCTTCGCGCCATCGAAGCGATGGGGGCCGCGCTCGAGGGCTCCGGCAAACCGTTCGTGGGCACCTCGGGAACGCTCTCGCTGGCGAAAGCCGTGTCCGGTCGCGCCGCCACCGAGGACGATGTGCTTCCGAGCGGCCCGCGCATCGACGCGGAGAACGCGGTGGTCGCGCTCGGGAAGCGCGGCGTCCGGTCGTCGGTCATCCGACTCTCGCCGACGGTCCACAGCGCGCTCGACCGTCAAGGCTTCGTCCCGTCGCTCATCGCGATGGCGCGGAAGAATGGTTTCGCCGCCTACGTCGGGGCCGGCGCCAACCGCTGGCCAGCGGTGCACACGCTCGACGCGGCGCGCCTCTATCGTCTGGCTCTGGAGAAGGCACCGGCCGGCTCGCGTCTGCACGGGGTCGCCGAGACCGGTGTCCCCTTCCACGACATCGCCGAGGCCATCGGCCGTGGCCTCGGTCTCCCCGCGAGGAGCGTCTCCGCCGAGGATGCGAGCAGGTACCTCGGGTTCCTCTCTGCGTTCGCCCAGCTCGACGACCCTACGTCCAGCGAGCGCACGCGCGAAATCCTCGGCTGGCGGCCGACGCATCCAGGGCTGCTCGCGGACCTCGCGGAGCGCCACTACTTCGAGGCCGCCGCTCAGGCGCCCTGA